A window of Juglans regia cultivar Chandler chromosome 7, Walnut 2.0, whole genome shotgun sequence contains these coding sequences:
- the LOC108991923 gene encoding 5-amino-6-(5-phospho-D-ribitylamino)uracil phosphatase, chloroplastic, with protein sequence MGCASCSSFRTSSLLLPWIPSSRISFPAQLRIPKSGRLNLVKYNLVVRKAFEFDENVSLNGFPTTPNKVFMQEAIGAEYGEGFETFRPDGPLKVDVEFLNNRLQEGFLQRIRYAMKPDEAYGLVFSWDNVVADTRALKLNAWKQLAYELGKEIPENGDVQRLMVCAGADHVLKKFLLLDESESEIERLKFRFSQLYYRNLLELKEPIEGLKEWLDAVSTSRIPCAVVSSLDRRYIVEALRKMDLKKYFQAIVTEEDGMESIAHRFLSAAVKLDRKPSKCVVFEDDPRGVTAAHNCTMMAVALIGAHPAYDLVQADIAVAGFNELSVINLRRLFANKGSAFMDLQKQIVEKSPPKRNFTTDTIF encoded by the exons ATGGGCTGTGCAAGTTGCAGCAGTTTCCGAACCTCTTCTCTTCTACTTCCTTGGATACCCTCTTCTCGTATATCATTCCCTGCCCAGCTCAGAATACCG AAATCAGGGCGCTTGAACCTGGTTAAGTATAACCTGGTGGTTAGGAAAGCTTTTGAGTTCGACGAAAATGTCTCCTTAAATGGGTTTCCCACCACACCCAACAAGGTTTTCATGCAAGAG GCAATTGGAGCTGAATATGGAGAAGGTTTTGAGACTTTTAGGCCAGATGGACCTCTAAAGGTTGATGTG GAGTTTTTGAACAACAGATTGCAAGAAGGCTTTCTTCAACGAATACGCTATGCAATGAAGCCAGATGAAGCATATGGCCTTGTTTTCTCCTGGGACAATGTGGTG GCAGATACTCGGGCTTTAAAGTTGAATGCTTGGAAGCAGCTTGCCTATGAATTGG GAAAGGAAATTCCTGAAAATGGTGATGTGCAAAGACTGATGGTTTGTGCAGGTGCTGATCATGTACTCAAGAAG TTTTTACTTTTGGATGAATCAGAAAGCGAAATAGAGAGATTGAAGTTTAGATTTTCGCAGTTGTATTACAGGAATCTTCTTGAA ctTAAAGAACCCATTGAGGGGCTCAAAGAATGGCTGGATGCAGTTTCTACATCTCGCATCCCATGTGCTGTTGTTTCAAGTTTAGATCGGAGATATATTGTAGAGGCACTAAGGAAAATGGATCTCAAGAAGTATTTCCAG GCAATCGTGACTGAAGAAGACGGTATGGAGTCAATAGCTCATAGGTTTCTTTCTGCAGCTGTGAAG TTGGACCGGAAACCATCGAAGTGTGTGGTGTTTGAGGATGACCCAAGGGGTGTAACTGCTGCACACAATTGTACAATGATGGCTGTGGCGCTAATTGGTGCTCACCCAGC GTACGATCTGGTGCAGGCTGATATTGCAGTTGCTGGCTTTAATGAGCTTTCAGTAATTAACCTGCGAAGATTATTTGCCAATAAGGGTTCTGCATTCATGGACCTGCAAAAGCAGATTGTTGAGAAATCTCCACCGAAAAGGAACTTTACCACTGATACCATTTTTTGA